The Pelobates fuscus isolate aPelFus1 chromosome 2, aPelFus1.pri, whole genome shotgun sequence genome has a segment encoding these proteins:
- the LRATD1 gene encoding protein LRATD1, with the protein MGNQLDRITHLNYSELPTGDPSGIEKDELRVGVAYFFSDEDEELDDRGQCERYTVRDSSPGQGEGHLLLNEIEFSAYSCHECIFSKIRGHQDLSVYPMQGLLAYCKPGDLLELLFLCPAADHPPPPSPHWAVYVGQGQIIHLHRGEIRKDSVFDVGGGCMGRVVNSWYRYRPLTSELVLQNACGHLGLRSDEICWTNSESFAAWCRFGNREFKAGGEVQSEDLQYFLKLHLEENNVHTLSFPSLEDLIREKRRVDAGGKLRVLKELSMVEEKE; encoded by the coding sequence ATGGGAAATCAACTGGATCGCATCACCCACCTGAATTACAGCGAGCTGCCGACAGGAGACCCCTCCGGGATCGAGAAGGACGAGCTGCGGGTCGGGGTGGCTTACTTCTTCTCAGATGAGGATGAGGAGCTGGACGATAGGGGGCAGTGTGAGCGCTACACGGTGAGGGACAGCAGTCCTGGCCAGGGAGAGGGACACCTTCTACTCAACGAGATCGAGTTCTCAGCCTACAGCTGCCACGAATGTATCTTCTCCAAGATCAGGGGCCACCAGGACCTCAGCGTCTATCCCATGCAAGGCTTGCTAGCCTACTGCAAGCCAGGAGACCTCCTGGAGCTGCTCTTTCTGTGCCCAGCAGCAGACCACCCTCCTCCACCATCTCCTCACTGGGCAGTTTATGTTGGCCAAGGTCAGATTATTCACTTACACCGCGGGGAAATCCGCAAAGACAGCGTGTTCGACGTCGGTGGAGGCTGCATGGGCAGGGTGGTGAATAGCTGGTACCGGTACAGGCCACTGACCTCTGAACTGGTCCTCCAGAACGCATGTGGACACCTTGGCTTGAGGAGTGATGAGATCTGCTGGACTAACTCTGAGAGCTTTGCAGCATGGTGCAGGTTTGGCAACAGGGAATTTAAGGCAGGTGGGGAGGTCCAGTCTGAGGACCTGCAGTACTTCCTGAAGCTCCACCTGGAGGAGAACAATGTCCACACCTTGAGTTTTCCTAGCCTGGAGGACCTAATAAGGGAGAAGAGAAGGGTGGACGCTGGTGGCAAATTGAGAGTCCTGAAAGAGCTCTCCATGGTAGAGGAGAAAGAGTAA